The nucleotide window GATGCACTAACCTCTAAATGAGACTAGGGAAACCCAAACCAATTAAATCAATGGCTAAATACATAGTGGTTTCATGTCTGAAGTGATTCCAGAAggcttatttattcattcatttatttattaattcattcattcattcattcatttatttatttggattTCATATTATACAAGAATATGTGACAGTAACTTAAAATTTTATGGAAAACTCCATGGATCTGTACAGGTAATCTGTAGATTCTCAGAATCTGTAGATTTTTTAAACAGGAAAATAACTCATTTAATGAAAGAGCAAACTCAGCCCCAAGCCACTCGCACTGTTCTTTCTCGTGTATGGAAGTATGGGCTGATAATCAAACCAAGCCCACATGTGAACCACAAAGACCATAGTCTTAAAAGTGCAAATCTCTTCATACTTATCTTGATTTGGAACATTTCCCTTTTACGTTCAACATTTAGTGCTGAAATATCATTCCCAGTTTGTTTTGACTGATTTCCCCCTTCCACAAGCCCTGCTTGTCGTAAAATGCATCAGTTCCATCTCACTTCAAATCCATTTTGTTGGAGTCCCCTTCAAAAGCAAGGTTGTCGTAGATCTGGTGAAACTCTGTCGTGGAACCCTGGTTCTGCTCTGGCTTCGGTCCAGCCTCAATGGGTTCTGCAGTTACAAAGCAAAAGGAACCATGTCATGCAAGCAACAAGTTCTTCATTTTGTGTGGGCCTGCCATGTTCATAGAGCAATAACAAAGTAATGTGGGGAAAGAGTCTTTTCTGCATCTGAACTCTGTAACACTTGATCTAAGGCCATATAGCAATGTGCTCAATATTGaccagaacgaggctaaagggtacactttccattacacctcagtccagcagatggtggtaatgcactccgtttgcaaactggcaaaaaaaaatctcacagaaaaagaagaagggttcgatcatagatattagaaagctagataccgcattagGCTGATTGACGGCaaatgttgcccatagacagtaaaggtgttgcccccagcaatatgggGGCCGTGTTTACGATGCCACCTAATACAACTCGACagacaatgcggtatctagctttctaatatctatgggttcgctggcctgttcttcttcttcttcagtgagttttttagtcagtttgcaaacagagtgcaTTACCTCCACCATCAGCTGGAcagaggtgtaatggcaagtgtaccctgtagcctcgctctggccgccgggtgaataaggcgaatggtGATCTGAGTGAATGTTTACCGTTATAGCTAAGGATATGCAAAGTTTGATTGTTGGTAGTGCAACCATTTCATGAGATAAAATTGTCTCCAATCTGCAATGAAACTGAATAAGTCGTTATTCATATGCCACAGCAAGTGATTGattgttaaaggtgccatgtgtaagaattgaggtaaaaatatccaaaaactTAGCTACACGCataaaaagaatgagaagaaataagggcgatgatgtcattaaaaaatgacaaggtatagtgctgcagagatatcaacctgaattagcatgctaaattactagccacagcccgacaggtgtcataataccagtttcagcCATGGGAGCAACATAaccaccagccaaactgcaatacacgtttctcggttgttactctagggtagaccaactcactttctggaggtatactgcccccatcttttatggaatctggagtatgaattgattttttggcggacattacattacatggcacctttaatgtgTTACACAGGTCATAGGGCTGTAAGGACCGGCTGCCTATAATGGCTTAGGACACTCACCCTGGCTCGTCTGCTGTGCTGGTGGAGTATCCTCCTCAGGGTCTGACAATGCCACCTCGTCAAGATTTTCATAAAAAGGGCTCAGCCGCGAGTCTGGGTAAAACCTGACATCTAGTGGTGAAGGAGTGGACCCGACACTGACCTCCTCATCCACCGTCTAGAAAAGGAAGCGCATGAGAAAAAAAAGCATGAAAAGAGTTAGAAGAATTAGGGTGGAAAGAAAGTTTTgtgtttaagaaaaaaaaaaacaggagatctgttcttttttttttctcaggtgGCATTTGCCTCAATGGAGCTGCCTGTCACTGTGGCAGCCCGGGTGGAGAACACTGACCTTCACTCCCAAGATGTTGCATTTACACATGGGACAGGTGCGATGCTCCAACAGCCACGGCTCAATGCAGGGTTTGTGAAAGAAGTGACTAGTGGGGGAGAGGAAGAAGCAGACATTTCACTACCCTCTCATAGAGTGCCCTTCTAATGACATCATAAAACAGTGACGAGGcccatcataataataataaaaaaaagtcattCCTGTCTTCTTGCTGAGTCATAGTGCATATATATAGGTGTAGGTGAGACTCTAGAATAGGAGgcagaaatgaagtggccattcAAATGACTACAATATAATTGTGATCATGAAGGTTGAAAGGAAGAGGTCATGAGAAGCATAGGTCATAAGGCCCATTTTGTGACCTGAAGTAAAGGAACTGAAGCTTGTTCCCGCCGAGCAATGTAAGCCTTATCTGAGTCCTACAATAGGTAACTTTATCCTGCTGGGACTATCAGCTGAGGCAACGGCCAGAAACCACACACCCAAACTTTCCAGCCGGAGAGCTGATAAGAAGCCATTGGTCAAGGGGCAGTAAGTTATATGATGGGACGAGAGGGCGTTACAGTGCTGTTTGCCTTGTTTTGAATATAACAGCACAATGAGGCCTTTCTGGGCCACTAACCCAATCCATGATTGTGTGTGATAAAAGAGCATTTTGTGTTTTAGAACAATTATGATGTTGTCATGATATTCTCATTTATTATGTCTTTGGCTATGCTCAAAGTCAGATAATTTTGGTCACGTCAAATATAGCACAAGAAATTGCCACAAATCTGTTGTTGATTTTTTACATGTTGAATACATTTGTGGAAATCATTATGTCACACAGAACTTTTCTGCAATATATAAGGGCAGATTAAGATACATATATGACATACTTATCTCTTTACCATGAAATGTATAAATGCCATAACAAAAGGTAAAGAGCAAGTTCTCTGGGAAGTGGAGCTGATATAAAGTAACATACCCGCAGGTTAGGATCATCACTGGTTCCAAATGCTTGTAGCCCTCTATGCACACAGCGCAGGTATGGTTGTCTGACCCTACCTCCTTTCAATaccaatatacacacacacgcacacacacacacacacacacacaccacacacacacacacacacacacacacacacacacacacacacacacacacacacacacacacacacacacacacacaaggaagttAGAGGAATCCACATGGTTGATGATTGCTTTCTTTGTTTACACTTCGTTAACAAGAATGTTGTCTCAGTAATTTTACCGAAGAGCAAAATTGTCAAGTAATTCCTGCCATGATACTATTGCACCGACCAGCTACTTTCATTAGTAAGGTAAGAAGAGAGTGTCACTGTTATTCTAGACACTTGTTTTCAGGGGGAAGTTAAGCACAGGGATgccacacaaacaggcacaaagGCCTGTGGCTGTGGTGGACAGGTAAAATACCATAGTACTGTACCTCATCTCCTTTCCTTAGAGTTCGAACCTTTAGCTTCTCAATCGCTTTCTGGGCCACAGATTTCAGTTGTCTCTGGGAACACACAGGCAGTTAGAGTTAGGACACTGGCTGCTATGGGATTTTATATTTCATAGAATAATCACTGGCTTAAAATGGAAAAACAGTGGTGTACAGAATGTTGTAAAATCAAAATTGTAGGCCAACTGTCTGTTATCTAAGTCTCTCCATAAAGTAATTAAATTAACGGctcaaaaacacaacaaaggcATTTCGGAGCAGTGGTCCAACCTCTTGCTCAAACAAATCCTGTTCTGCATGTGACACATTGAAGAAGTGGATGGCTACAAGAACAAAGCAGCACGCTCGCTCTTAACCAGACACACAGTGTGCTCATTCAAACCACAGGTGTTAGTCTGAGCAAACACTGACCACCATGCCTCCACCCGCCCGCCCGGAAACTATTTCACGAATTTTACTGGAAAACAGTGTCATAAAAAATGCAGTTGTTAAGAATCAAGAAGCTTTATCACCACGCTGACGACATAAATATTTCAAAGAATCAATATAACCATaaaggtgctgttttgtgccaTCTCCTTTATAGTCTCATGCATGGCTGTGTAACTACACTGCACACCTCATCTGTCGTTTTTTCTAATCTATACTGTATAACCAGATAACAAGGAGAGATCTATAGTCCTGATGTATGACTCACTTTACTTTTTGTTTCACTCCAGTAGACTGTGAAAAGACTGGATGATACACATTTTCAGGGCAGCGTTTTTATGAAACCTAACTGAAACTGTCTAAATCAGAGCCTACCTGAAAAAGCTTACGCTAATAATAATCAAAGCCATTTCTATGGAGGGTTAGCAATCAGAGAGGAGCAGAATTGTTggtcacacacaacagcaacaacaacaacaacagtgacCTTGGAGTTCTTGTTGCCCGATAGGGAAAGAGCCCTGCAACTTGTAACTTCAAGGTACGGTCTGCAATTCTGGTGAAAATGTgttgaagatagatagatagatagatatatagatagatagatagatagatagatagatagatagatagatggatggatagatacatacatacatactgtacatacacacatacacacacacacacacacacacacacacacacacacacaaacacacacacacacacctacacatatacatacatagacAGATCGATTTAACGTGCAAATTGGTTGAAATTGTCTGGTTTAATTCCTATTGACAGAGCTACCCTGACTGTGTTCGAACAACAGCTGTCTTGAGCACACACGCAGAATGGAAAGCTACAGTGTAAAACAAGGCTGAAACCTGCTGGATTTAACTACCAAAGACAGACTGCACATAATGTCCCCTCCCCTCTCACCTGTTCTCTCCTCAGCATTATGTGCTGGTGGATTTTCTTCACCGAGAGGATGGTGAAGTAGGCCATGGTCACGGCGGTCACTGCAAAGAAGGTGAAGGACATGATGTAGATCCAGATTGGATTGGCCCAGGGCCCGTGAGGGTTGCCCAACTCAATGTTCATGAAGACCTCATGCCCTGCATGGACCAGACTGGCGATGTCCTTGCCGAGTTCGTTGCCAATCATGACAACAACAACCCCTCCAGTGCCTGTGGAACAACAGCAATAGTGTATAAACACAAATTGAATATACTGTGTGATCATCAAGAACGATTTTTTGTCACATGTGCCATTTTAGTGTTAGCGGGCAGTGTTTGAGATAGATGCTTGACACAGAGGAAGTGGGTGACTTCACATGTGAAACActtgaagaaacacacacacacacacacacacacacacacacactcattcacaaagagccATTCTGCTACCTATCTACATACACAGGCTCTGTCCAATGCCCTTTACATGCCAACTCTTGTCAACTCGTTATGTATTTGGCAATACAAAGTGTTTTTGTTATGCCATTAAACACATAAGGACTGAATTAAATTGCATTCATCGATCATAATACGGCTTTATTCCACCCCATTTGCCCCACCTCCCTTATTCTGGTATTGCTGTAGATCACTATTGATATAACTTATCACTGTAGAGGTCATTACAAAGGAGTACCCTCAAGACAAATGTCAAAACAATGTGATCGATGATTGATTACAGTAACTGATGAATCATCTCTTCCTCATGATTGAAGGCATTCTTGTTGATTGTGCATAATTTGTCGTAGATATGATATGGATATTCTGACAATGCTTAAGCCCTTCATGAAGGCCTGTCCTGATTCCTCAACAGTTAGTGTTACGCAACGTGGGAATTCTCTGACCCTGCATTTCTTAATGTAAGCAATATATGTCCTGCAGTTGGCCAGTAACAAAGGATTTATGAACAAAGGTTTCACAAAGAGTGACGCAATATTTGCATTTACGATAAGCCGCCATTTCAATACCAGCCTGGATTAACTAGTTATGAGCCGCCTCTTTTTTTTCCAAGGTCAGTGTGAACTGTACACTTAAGGTCCATACTGAATGAAATGAAATCCACAATATCAAGttagagagagtggtgtgttgGGTAAGTTTTTCCTATCTCGGCCTGACACAGATATGATAGCAGCGTGTGTTAACAGCAACAGTCTTGCTATAACAGTGTTAAAGGTGACAGTGAATTGGAGTAATTAAACACTAAAGCTTGACAGACTCATTTGTACTTTAGAGTCGATTATTAATCTTTACAGTAATACATCTACCTAGATGAATTCACAGGTGCATTGAGTGACCATTACAAGTAGGCAAGTTGAACTGTACAGTACTAAAAGTCAGTTGCCTTTTTCCTGTATGCAAGTGAGGAACTGTTTGATCAGCTAACACAGatctcacatcacacacacacacacacacacacacacaacacacacacacagagtggttcATTTTCCATGTTTCCTAATCAGCACACCGTGTTCGTTGATCCCTGCTGATACTCTACCTGAGTGGCTCATGGTGTTAGTCTCATTGCCGGTACCATCAAGGTTGTAGATGACCACTGCGGACGCGTTGTACTTTGTGGCAGCGCTGATCTTCTCTTTGTACGTACAGTTTCCTCGCTTGATGAGTGCGATCCAGGGCGACTGGGAGACGCTGAAGGTGGTATGGTTGCACGCCTGGGGGTCCTCGTTAGGGAGCACCACCAGACCACTCTCCCCGAGCAGCGGCGAGTCCTGGCCATACAGGCCACACTCGCATGGCTTCGAGGTGAGGTTCCCCACTCTCACCGACACGTCGGCTGTCCAGTAAAGCAGGATGAAGCCGGAGCACTCCGCCACACAAGCCGTCAGGCAGACCCAGGCAAAAAATCGTCTCCCACTCCAgctcatctttctttctctttctttcctcccccCTCTTTTTGTTTTCCTGAGACTAGAttatgtttgtttgctttcctTCCAGagctctttttcttcttttcccttCAGCTCTGGTCGCCGTGGAAATCCATGTAGCGACTGGCTGCGCTGCCTATACCTGGCGAAAGGTAATAAGATAGGATTGTGTGGTAACCCAAGATCTCTTGACGTCAGCTCGGAGGTTGTGTTATCTCAGTGGACCTTGAACACCAGTGGAGGTAATGTGTTCTCAACCAGGGCAGGGCTCCTGACAGTCTCAAACTAAGGGATCAGAAGATACACTTTGTCAAAGAGAGATTGAGGAAGAGATTGAGAGGGGgcgtgggtttttttttttaatcatcttTGTGGATAAACTGAGAATGCATTAAATGAATTTTTAGTTTGGTTATGGTAAGAATAATTGATTGTGGTTTTACACTCTTGATATGGATGAGCTCTCAAAACATTATCATGTGGATGTGAAGCTATTTGAAAACGTGACATGAATCTTACAGCTGACTTAGCCAACACTATTCTCCCTGTATCTCCTCAAGAACGACTTTCCCTTTAGTTCCTCGCGGAAGACAATAGAAGAGATAGAAATtacaaaacaaagaaacacacaaacatttcacaaatatacaataaaaatgacaaaacaaagaaacacacaaacatttcatatacactaccagtcaaacgTTTGGACACAATTACTCatttgactggtagtgtgtaTATATCCTGTTCCCTTCTTCCATATGTTTTGCACTACAGGAACAATATGCAGTGTACCATATCTATTAGTATTTGTTTAGCCTTTGTGTCTCATACAAGTCCTCCTCTAACAATTCACATTGCCCACCTAGTCAGTCCTACATTTACAGTATCATAAATGTTTCTATACCTAAATCTATTTTAATTGAACATTGTATACGTTCAAATAGGAGGTTTTATATTTCGTGCCTGAGGTTGTGCACAAGCAAAAGGACAACAACAAGGCAACAACTCTCAATAATATATCTGGTATCTGTTTTTTAGAGATCCCttatagattagattagattagataaagttgaatctaaccTAATATAATCTATAAGGGCTCTCTAAAAAAACAGATACCAGAGCAAGATAATGTTCTGATAAATTTCACATCGTCATATGGCCCGTGAGTGTTTAGGGTTTCAAATGCCTGAGGTGAGCACACCACCAGAGGGAGCTACAGTACAAGTGAGTTGACAAGATGATCTCTTTTCCCTTTTCTGACAGGTGTGGGTACTAGGGGTGCAAAGGTACATTTGCCGTTTGTACCGTTAGGTACAGGATGttaggttcaatacagatgtgtacCCAATATACCAAATGCAGTCTTTAACAGTAATCAACAGTAGTTTTATTTTGCTTATGGACCTGTGTTTCAAATTCAAGTTCCTACAAAATCATATTAAGTGGCAGACCATATGTCAGTTTAGTCAATTAACGTCAAAACTACTATTTCCGTAGCACATCAGCAATATTGTCAGTGAATTTTAGGTTAGCAGTACCTACAGGCTTACCGTACCGAAAATGAACTGAACCATGACTTCAAAACCAAGGTACACATGCACCAAACCGTTATTTTTGTGTCGTTACATCTCTAGTGGATATATACTTTTTTAATTTGCAGTCTCAAAAACAATGTATAAATTCATACAATCAGGGCGTTGTGTAAATTCACATTTTAATTTAATGCTTTACATTTTCTTTTATGGTCATTGGTCTTGACACATTCATCGTCAATAtctacacctacacatacatacaaaaatataacagCACAGTACAGCTAGAACACAACTACTAGACTTCAGTCAACTCTATTTAGGCTATCTTCAGAACATTGTGGTGTGCTGGGAAACAATGGCAGGCTAATGAAAAACAGATGAAAAAATatcacaacagacacacactcacacacacacacacacacacacacaattgagaACAATGTTTGCAGCCCCCGGGCACTTCCGTTCcagtaacaaacaaacaaagaaacaaggAAAGAACAAATGAAGAACaaggaaagaaaagacaaaCAGCAAATGGTAAACAAGAggttgcaaataaataaataaacaaatgtggAACTGAAGCCTCCTCTGCCCCTGTGCTGCAGACCAAAAGGTTTGCGCAAACAGATCTGGTGTGATGACAGAGGACAGACTGAGTTCATGCTCAGGCTGGAAGCCAGCGAAACGATGACCCAGTACTGTACCAGATGGGCACGTTTAGGAGCAGTAATCATCTGAATCCCTTAAAGCTCGGGCTCTGGTCTACACATGTGCCTATGTGTgcttgcacacgcgcacacatgtgcacacacacacaattgggtAAGAATGGAAGAGGCCTTGGGATttgtacagtaaacacacagacagacattcagacagacacacagacagacattcagacagacacacagacagacacacagacagacatgctggGTAGGAAAAAATAGGGTTGAGGCTGAGACCTTgttgacacaacacacacaaacaaacacacagtttgtGTATCCCCAGCAAATAAAATCCCCTACACTTCCAACTCTTAAATCCCTGTGAAATGCCAGCAAGGCCACCACACTCTGCTGATGGAGACCTGACTGagaatcttctctctctctctccccctttcccttTCCACCCGTGATAGGTTTGAGGTCAGGGTGAGAAGGGGCTGCAAGGAAtatcctgtgtctgtgtgtctctgtgtctctctctctctctctctctcatgtctccCTGGGTGAGTGTGAGAGGCCACCAAGTCTCTTCCTTAGTCATGCTTGCCCTCCTTCCTCTTTGGTGGAGATCCCTCATTCCAGGCCACGTAGACAAACAGAGCAAGCACCACGTGCACGGCAAGCACGGCCACGATGGCTGCATAGAAGTAGCTGTCTGAACTAGACATCTGCATTGAGCCTacaagaaaaagaggaagagaaagtatCATGTTTGGTCACTGCCAAACCAAAAAATATAACACAGAACCAAAACAAAATCACTAGAAACACTATTATAAGGAGTGGTGCATTTAGTtgaaattatactaaataatgTCAGATAAATCATACATTTAGACCTACCTTCAAATATATATGCTTTTGATGCAAAGTATAGCCCAATTGGTACTGTGACCATTAGGATGGTAAAAAACAGCAGCGTCTTCAGCGCAGATACTAAGGAGCTTTCATTTCTGGATAGTGGAAGAAAACAAGAGAATTGTAGCATCTATTCACACCAATCATTGGCTCTGAGTTACTACAATAGCCTACTGATATTGAACTgtctaataaaatataaaatcagAACTATTATCATGCTAATATTTTGCGCTATCAATATACTCCCGTTGAATTTAATAAAGAAAATACTGAATTTGATATGATCTGCTAAGATAAATGGTTTACGGCTAAAACtggctgctaacgttagctgacaGAGCATCCCTTCATAAGCAGACACCTCACCCTCTGAAGTCTGGAGCCATTGGAGTCGGTTGAGCCAGAGAAGATTTCCCGTAGTTGTCCATTATGGGAAATTATTTTCAAACGATCACCGATGCTACTTGGTACGCTTAAGACAACAGAGGCAAAAATGCTGAAAAAACTGATCTGACTGTAACCACTGCTGGTCCGGTTCCGTGTTCGCTCATGTGATCTGCCTCATTCTTCCTTATTGGTTGTTTTCCATTGTGCTGTGTCAACTTGCGCTTGCCATCTGCAGGGCAGGAGTAGCACCTGCAATACATGTGGCCATCCAAGTAGACGTGCTTTGAGACATTAGTTTGTGGAGTAGGCCTACTAGGCCTAGTAGTCTGTCAGCCCCATAAAGGATTTCTTTCTCAATGGGCGAATTTACGGATAGTTTAATTTATCCGaagcctactgtgtgtgtgtgtgtgtgtgtgcgtgtgtgtgtgtgtatgtgtgtgtgtttgtgtgtgtgtgttttttgtgtgagtgtgtgtgtgcgtgcgtaaaaTTGCTCGCCACAACTTACAAACTTGTGTGGCTAAAGGCTTTATGACATGGGAGAATGACATGTCTGATAATGTAGACCTATTGCCTCGACTCTTGGTAGCTATGCATTGATACAATGTGTTTTGTAGCCTTGGCCTAATTTGGATCAGCGCTCTAAGGCCTTCACTCAAGTGAATTCCAATACAAAGAGCTATAGAACACAATTGTTTAGTGGCAGGATGAGACAAAGACAACAGCCTGTGCAGCCTAAGTAAGGTTGCCAACCGTCACGAATTGTGCGGGACATTCCGTGTTTTGGGTGATTTTGATTTGTCCCGTCAGGGACAGCTCCAGTCCCGATTTTCAGTCACAGCTCATCGGCCTTGTTACTGTAACTAGGCTACTGTACTGTAAACGCACAAAGTGTCCAGTGCCGCCGCAATCACGCGCATCTCGCACTGTGCGCACGACACCAAGGGACAGAGGGCCACCACAATTTACTAAGagaagctttactgcaaactgcttttcactcttgatTACCATGTCAAAATGCAGCAACAGCATCTTACATAACgatgatactttttgggtcctCTCAGTCTCCATTAGCCTATGCaccagatctaacttgaacgttatgctactcgttttaattgggaacgagagggagagagggtggaagtttccagctggcttgtcattgttggtaATTGATTTCACCTTTTTAATATGAATAtgacttttaaaaggaaatcatgagaacaacaaaaacaacgcgAGGAGATTGCGGAGTTATCCggttcacactatactgaccatttataaaatgTGAGGGCACTTTGAAATAGGCTGCAGGCACTGTGATTTGGACTGTGATAGAATATGAAGAgtggtctttgcctttgtgtaatggaattgaattggtgagtcttgaagtcttcaataatccgtttcccttaaactaagcatttacatgaataGGCTATGCCAATTGAAACACTTTCCaatcagatagctaggtggctatcggttgataattcacttttaattgcaaacagaaaatatcaAGCTAGCATCATTAtatgcttctatttccacagGAATGAAGGTTGTTTACCAACTTAATACACTATATCATTGTTAATAAATGTGGCATACacaatgttagagtttgtggacGACTAGCCATTATTTTATTACtagctatatttgaatggagctggcaaaATATCAGAATACCGTGTAGACAATGCTCTTAAAGTGCCATCAGCATCAAATcggtagtatttcttaagaagtgtataacaataaaaacaaaattactttgtcattaTTAACATTTGAActgtatatattattattatttatttatttatttatttatttatttatttatttatttattattattattattattattattatttttttttttattttgttttgggggggggggtcccgcATTGGAAGTGAAGTGTCCCTCATTTGGGGTTGAGGATGTTGGCAACCCTAAGCCTAATCAGACCTATCAGACCTACCCAGCTTCATCATGGACAGACAAAATAAGAACCAGTGTGCTTAAGGGTGTGCTTAAAATAAAAACCAGTGTGCTTAATCTGTAGTGTC belongs to Alosa sapidissima isolate fAloSap1 chromosome 20, fAloSap1.pri, whole genome shotgun sequence and includes:
- the LOC121694447 gene encoding RING finger protein 148-like isoform X1, coding for MSWSGRRFFAWVCLTACVAECSGFILLYWTADVSVRVGNLTSKPCECGLYGQDSPLLGESGLVVLPNEDPQACNHTTFSVSQSPWIALIKRGNCTYKEKISAATKYNASAVVIYNLDGTGNETNTMSHSGTGGVVVVMIGNELGKDIASLVHAGHEVFMNIELGNPHGPWANPIWIYIMSFTFFAVTAVTMAYFTILSVKKIHQHIMLRREQNCRPYLEVTSCRALSLSGNKNSKRQLKSVAQKAIEKLKVRTLRKGDEEVGSDNHTCAVCIEGYKHLEPVMILTCGHFFHKPCIEPWLLEHRTCPMCKCNILGVKTVDEEVSVGSTPSPLDVRFYPDSRLSPFYENLDEVALSDPEEDTPPAQQTSQEPIEAGPKPEQNQGSTTEFHQIYDNLAFEGDSNKMDLK
- the LOC121694447 gene encoding RING finger protein 148-like isoform X2; the encoded protein is MSWSGRRFFAWVCLTACVAECSGFILLYWTADVSVRVGNLTSKPCECGLYGQDSPLLGESGLVVLPNEDPQACNHTTFSVSQSPWIALIKRGNCTYKEKISAATKYNASAVVIYNLDGTGNETNTMSHSGTGGVVVVMIGNELGKDIASLVHAGHEVFMNIELGNPHGPWANPIWIYIMSFTFFAVTAVTMAYFTILSVKKIHQHIMLRREQRQLKSVAQKAIEKLKVRTLRKGDEEVGSDNHTCAVCIEGYKHLEPVMILTCGHFFHKPCIEPWLLEHRTCPMCKCNILGVKTVDEEVSVGSTPSPLDVRFYPDSRLSPFYENLDEVALSDPEEDTPPAQQTSQEPIEAGPKPEQNQGSTTEFHQIYDNLAFEGDSNKMDLK
- the LOC121694450 gene encoding vacuolar ATPase assembly integral membrane protein vma21-like, with the translated sequence MDNYGKSSLAQPTPMAPDFRGNESSLVSALKTLLFFTILMVTVPIGLYFASKAYIFEGSMQMSSSDSYFYAAIVAVLAVHVVLALFVYVAWNEGSPPKRKEGKHD